Part of the Citrus sinensis cultivar Valencia sweet orange chromosome 2, DVS_A1.0, whole genome shotgun sequence genome, AACGAACATCGAAGGGATGGAAGAGTTTGTAGTTTCACGCGTGGAGCTGAGCTACAATTATCTGAAAAGCGAGGAGGCAAAATCAATCTTCCGACTCTGCAGCTGCTTTCCAGAAGATTACGATATTCCAATTGAAGTGTTGGCGAGATACGGATGGGGTTTGAGGTGCTTCCAAAACGTCGATTCAGTGGAGAAGGCCAGAGGCAGAGCACGTAGTGCTGTAAGTACCcttatcttttcttatttgttaattGATGGTAAGAAGGAAGGGTTTGTTAAGATGCATGACGTTGTGCGTTATGTTGCACAACAAATAGCGTCTAAAAATAAGTTCCTGATGAGGGCCGGCGTAGAGCTGAAAGACTGGCCAAGCATAAATACATTTGAAGATCTCACTGGAATCTCATTGATGTTCAATGATATTCATGAGGTACCTGATGGGTTGGAGTGTCCAAAGCTCCAAGCTTTATTCCTGCAGAAAAATCATCTCTTAGTTATTCCTGACCCATTTTTTCAAGGGATGAAAGATCTGAAAGTTTTAGACTTGGGTGGAATCCGAATGGTTTCACCGCCTTCCTCACTTTCATTCCTTAGTAACCTCAGAACTTTACGTCTTGATTACTGTAATCACTTGCCCGACCTATCTTTAATCGGGGAGTTAAGTGGTTTAGAGATTCTTGATctttcaaaatctgatgtaAATGAAATTCCGGTCAGTTTTGGACGATTGAGTCATCTAAGATTGTTAGATTTGACCGACTGTTACAACCTAGAACTAATACCCCCAGGTGTCCTGTCTAGGCTTCGTAAGTTAGAGGAGTTATACATGTCACACAGTTTTTGCCACTGGCAATTTGAGAGCGAAGAAGATACAAGAAGTAATGCCAAATTTATTGAGTTAGGAGCCTTAAGTCGACTCACTAGTTTGCATATTGACATCCCGAAAGGCGAAATCATGCCTTCTGATATGTCCTTACCAAATCTGACAAGCTTTTCGATTACAATTGGCGAGGAGGACACTCTCAATGATtttatagaattatttttggaaaattttaataagaggTGCTCGAGAGCAATGGGGCTTTCACAGGACATGAGGATTTCAGCACTACATTCTTGGATTAAGAATTTGCTGCTCAGATCAGAGATTCTTGCTTTGATAGAAGTCAACGATTTGGAGAATATATTCTCGAACCTAGCTAATGATGACTTTAACGAATTGATGTTTCTATATATTTTCGGCTGCAATGAGATGAAATGTCTCTTGAACTCATTGGAAAGGACACAAAGAGTAACTCTCCGCAAGTTAGAATGGTTGTTTATACGTGAAAATCAGAATTTTGTTGAAATATGCCACGGTCAACTCCCAGCCGGGTGCTTGAGCAATGTAAAAAGGTTAGATGTGGTAGGTTGTGGcagtatgttgaaaattttaccAAGTCATTTGGTACAAAGCTTTCAAAATCTTCAACGTTTGATGGTAGAAAGTTGTGAGTTGCTGGTGTCTGTATTCGAAATTGAAAGGGTTAATATTGCAAAAGAAGAAACTGAGTTGTTTTCGTCATTAGAGAAACTGACTCTGATCGACCTGCCTCGGATGACGGACATATGGAAAGGTGACACTCAATTTGTAAGTCTCCATAACCTGAAGAAAGTAAGAGTGGAAGAGTGCGATGAGTTGAGACAAGTATTTCCGGCAAATCTTGGGAAGAAAGCAGCAGCAGAGGAGATGGTACTGTACAGGAACAGAAGATATCAGATTCACATTCACGCCACAACCTCAACCTCCTCTCCGACTCCGAGTTTGGGAAACCTGGTTTCTATTACAATTCGGGGATGTGGGAAATTACGAAACCTCTTCACAACCTCCATGGTCAAAAGCCTGGTGCGACTTGAAAGCCTAGAAGTAAGCAGCTGCCCAACACTGCAAGAAATAATCATGGATGATGAAGGAGAAGTGGGACTGCAGGGAGCATCAACAAAGAAGATCACTTTTCCAAGTTTGTTCAGCATAAAACTCTGTGATCTAGGCAGCCTCACCTGTTTCTCCTCATCAGGTTTACATGCTACTGTTGAATTCCTAGCTTTGGAGGCTTTGCAAATAATTGACTGTCCAGGCATGAAGACCTTTGGTTATGGAAACCAACTGACACCCAAGCTGCTGAAAGGTGTGGAGTTTGGATATTGTAAATATTGCTGGACGGGCAACCTTAACCACACCATTCAACAATACGTATACAATGAAAAGGTACATCAAGTTAGCAATTGCATGCGCGTTAAattccttgtttttttttttaaattttaattgtctttgatgattttcTACATCTGCTTATACCAGCacaccattttaattttgtttttcatttgggGCAGAAAATTTGGGAGAAACAAGCAATGAAGTCAGGAATTTCATCTGGAGATTACTTCCTCTAACACTGAGAATTGATTGTATAAAACAAACGGTATGCATGcgtaaaattttactaaattccCTAGAATTTGTCACATGTTTAGCCTTTGAAATTCCAGTAACTAATTCAAATAGTTGATTTGTTTTCAGAATCATCAGATAAGGAGCGTCGAGAGGTTCGCATACATCACCAGTTCATTGAATTTCATTCTCCTTTTccatttcttatatattatatgcacAAAAGAATTTCATGTATTGTCTTCGTTTGGATTATGCATGATGTTATTTATTCTGGTTTCAATCTCTCAGGTATGCCAAGTACAGATGCCAGATTGCTTGggatgttaaaataataattactttaGTTCGTGGAGCTGCCTGTAAAAATTTGGTATCCATAATGTATGTTGTTTGTAATTTGGTATTACaagtgagaaaaataattgtgaatccttatttcttttgtttgcaCTTGGTTACTAGTCAATTTAAGAGATACCTTAATGATATTCTCTTCTTCTATTTCTTCTATTCTTTAGTTGTtgttcataataaaaaaaattaaaattatttgatatccTAGTAACCTACTTTTAGAGCCTGCTAATTTAGTTGCAGCTTTGCAGTATTGAGTtactgaattaaaaaaattagatttttcctCTTTCCGGATCAATGGATGCTAATGCAGCACAGCTTGCTGGCAATAGAACAGGCTGCCAATGGAACACAAATTTATAAGTTTCgggataaatttttcattaattaataaaaagccGAATGGCAATTTCCTAGTAACATATGCTGAATCCGGAGCCACATTCTCTTGGTAACCATTTTTCCAAAGTAAAAAGCTTCTCTGCTAGTTGTGCCCAATCCTGTCTCAAGCCAATATCAGAAATAACTCCGAGAGGATGCCCTGCCATCAGAGTTCGATCAAAGGCCTTCAGGATTTGGCTGATAGATAAATGCTCGAAGCAAAATTTTAACTTCAGCGGCAGCTGCACCAAGAAAATCCACAGCCAGTTGATCATTATCAAATGCAAAATGAACAGGCACAAGGAGAAAAACAGGTACCAGAATTTGAGCAGCAGCTCCGTGGTTGCCGGTGGGAGCTTCACTAATGGAGTGTGAGCACAGAAATTGAGCCATCATCATTCTGAGTTCCGAAGAGTTTATTGTGTTTCTATTATGAGTTGATTAAGTGTTTTGACTATGTTCTGGTGTTGTGTTGAATGATTATTTCAACATAACTTTGTCTTGAACAGCTTGTGTTTGGAGTAAAATTCTTCATAAAAGGGCTGATAGTGACAAGTTCTGTACGTTCCCGAAG contains:
- the LOC102619267 gene encoding disease resistance protein At4g27190-like → MAAETVTSVTQPITEKIVDVLFNATVRQFGYLCKYKHYIEALRTEAKKLTDRRNDLQAEIDAATRNREVIKDEVKRWIAEVDEIIPKAEKFLEDEVKVNKKCLGGLCVDLKSRYKLSREAEEKTLAISGLMADGNFGKDVSRPAPPPAIISSSEGFYGFNSRESAMKDIMEAMKNENVSIIGICGMGGVGKTTLVKEIQKQAKEMKMFDDVAMAVVSQTPTITKIQDEIAGWLGVKKLPDNDESARASFLWERIKEKPRVLVILDDLWGRIKLSEVGIPYGKDHRGCNILLTSRSRAVCNQMNANKIVEVGTLTNEESWSLFREVAGPEVDNLEINPTAREVADGCGGLPIAILTIGTALKDRDKHVWKDAAEQLKSSAPTNIEGMEEFVVSRVELSYNYLKSEEAKSIFRLCSCFPEDYDIPIEVLARYGWGLRCFQNVDSVEKARGRARSAVSTLIFSYLLIDGKKEGFVKMHDVVRYVAQQIASKNKFLMRAGVELKDWPSINTFEDLTGISLMFNDIHEVPDGLECPKLQALFLQKNHLLVIPDPFFQGMKDLKVLDLGGIRMVSPPSSLSFLSNLRTLRLDYCNHLPDLSLIGELSGLEILDLSKSDVNEIPVSFGRLSHLRLLDLTDCYNLELIPPGVLSRLRKLEELYMSHSFCHWQFESEEDTRSNAKFIELGALSRLTSLHIDIPKGEIMPSDMSLPNLTSFSITIGEEDTLNDFIELFLENFNKRCSRAMGLSQDMRISALHSWIKNLLLRSEILALIEVNDLENIFSNLANDDFNELMFLYIFGCNEMKCLLNSLERTQRVTLRKLEWLFIRENQNFVEICHGQLPAGCLSNVKRLDVVGCGSMLKILPSHLVQSFQNLQRLMVESCELLVSVFEIERVNIAKEETELFSSLEKLTLIDLPRMTDIWKGDTQFVSLHNLKKVRVEECDELRQVFPANLGKKAAAEEMVLYRNRRYQIHIHATTSTSSPTPSLGNLVSITIRGCGKLRNLFTTSMVKSLVRLESLEVSSCPTLQEIIMDDEGEVGLQGASTKKITFPSLFSIKLCDLGSLTCFSSSGLHATVEFLALEALQIIDCPGMKTFGYGNQLTPKLLKGVEFGYCKYCWTGNLNHTIQQYVYNEKKIWEKQAMKSGISSGDYFL